The nucleotide window AGCGTGCCGGACGCTCTGCCGCCGTCTGTCCGTGAGCGGTACAAGCTGTCACAGGCGCTTTATGCCTATCACAATATTCATTTTCCGGCAGACCCGGAAGCCTTGGAGCTGGCACGGCGTCGTCTCATCTTTGAAGAGCTCTTCGTCATCGCGTCAGCCATGCGCCTCTTGCGCCGCCGCCGCGCCGCTGAAGTCGGCCGGGCGCTTGAAAACGCCGATCTGGAGTCTTTTTTCAAAGCGCTTCCGTTTGAAGCGACGGCCGCCCAGCAGCGTGCCATCTGGGAAGCCACGTCTGACATGACGCGCACTGTGCCGATGAACCGGCTTGTACAGGGCGACGTCGGCTCCGGCAAGACGGCCGTCGCGGCGGCCTGCTGCTGGCTTGCACAGGGCTCCGGCTGCCAATCGGCCGTCATGGCGCCGACAGAAATTTTAGCCGAGCAGCATTATCAAACATTGACTGCGCTGTTAGAGCCCCTCGGCGTTCGAGTCGGCCTCTTAACAGGTCGCATGACGGCGAAGCAGAAGACCGACTTTTGTAACAGACTCCGCCTTGGGGAAATTGACATTGCCGTCGGCACGCATGCGCTCTTGTCCGAGGGTGTTGACTTTTTTGACCTCGCGCTCGTCGTGACGGACGAGCAGCACCGCTTCGGCGTTGGCCAGCGCGCCGCGCTGACAAAGAAAGGCGCTGCGCCGCACGTGCTTATCATGTCGGCTACACCTATCCCGCGCACCTTGGCACTTATCATTTACGGCGATCTAGATGTCTCGGTTATTGATGAGCTCCCGCCGGGCCGTCAGACGGTTGAAACGTTTGCCGTATCGGAAGCGATGCGCCCACGGATTGAAGCTTTTATTCGTAAGCTCGTGTCAGAGGGGCGGCAGGTCTATATCGTCTGCCCGATGGTTGAGGACAGCGATACGCCGGATAATGACCTCAAATCAGCGCAGGCGTATGCTAAAAAGCTTCAAGACAGCGTTTTCCCGGACCTGCGCGTGGCGCTTGTGCACGGGCGCTTGAAAGGGAAAGAGAAAGAGGCCGTCATGGCAGCGTTTAAACGCGGCGAGACGGATATCCTCGTGGCAACGACGGTCATTGAAGTCGGCGTTGACGTGCCGAATGCCGCGCTCATCGTTGTCGAGAACGCCGACCGGTTTGGTTTAAGCCAGCTGCACCAGCTTCGCGGCCGCGTAGGCCGGGGGGCGTATCAGTCCTACTGTGTTTTGTTTGAGGGAACGGGCGGGGAGACTGCTGAGGCACGGCTTAAAATTATGTGCACCACGAACGATGGCTTTAAAATATCCGAAGAGGATTTAAAGCTCCGCGGCCCCGGTGACTTTTTTGGTTCGCGCCAGCACGGCCTGCCGGAGCTGCGCAT belongs to Oscillospiraceae bacterium CM and includes:
- the recG gene encoding ATP-dependent DNA helicase RecG encodes the protein MAELNTAIQYIKGVGEARAKAMARLGIATLYDLITYFPRAYEDRTLFKPIALLAPGETVCVRALAAVAPRLSHIRKGLDLVKLRVVDDTGSLELTFFNQSFVKDQIKPGETYVFYGKVTGTALRPEMQSPIFEKETVRQVTGRIVPIYALTRGLSQNMIANAVRQGLAAVGDSVPDALPPSVRERYKLSQALYAYHNIHFPADPEALELARRRLIFEELFVIASAMRLLRRRRAAEVGRALENADLESFFKALPFEATAAQQRAIWEATSDMTRTVPMNRLVQGDVGSGKTAVAAACCWLAQGSGCQSAVMAPTEILAEQHYQTLTALLEPLGVRVGLLTGRMTAKQKTDFCNRLRLGEIDIAVGTHALLSEGVDFFDLALVVTDEQHRFGVGQRAALTKKGAAPHVLIMSATPIPRTLALIIYGDLDVSVIDELPPGRQTVETFAVSEAMRPRIEAFIRKLVSEGRQVYIVCPMVEDSDTPDNDLKSAQAYAKKLQDSVFPDLRVALVHGRLKGKEKEAVMAAFKRGETDILVATTVIEVGVDVPNAALIVVENADRFGLSQLHQLRGRVGRGAYQSYCVLFEGTGGETAEARLKIMCTTNDGFKISEEDLKLRGPGDFFGSRQHGLPELRIANLAADMSVLSQAQVAADEVLAGDPALASPENRRLKERIAVLFELKADTLN